A segment of the Superficieibacter sp. HKU1 genome:
ATCGGGAAATTAGCGAAGTATTGCTACAATTACCTGAATTACAGAACGTTGCGGGCAGGCGTGCGCTGATCCTGCGTGGCAACGGTGGCCGTGAGTTACTGGGGGAAACCCTGACCGCACGCGGCGCTGAAGTCACATTTTGTGAATGTTATCAACGTAGTGCAAAACATTACGCGGGTGCGGAAGAAGCGATGCGCTGGCAAACCCGAGGCGTCACCACCCTGGTGATAACCAGCGGGGAGATGTTGCAACAGCTCTGGAGCCTGATCCCGCAATGGTATCGTGAGCACTGGTTACTCCGCTGTCGGCTACTGGTCGTCAGTGAGCGTCTGGCGCACCTCGCCCGGGAACTGGGCTGGCAAGATATTCAGGTCGCTGATAACGCTGACAACGATGCGCTGCTGCGCGCATTACAATAAATCTCATAATGGGAAGCCATAATGACGGAACAACAAAACTCCTCTGCCGTGGTTGAAGAGACCAGGGAGGCCGTGGACACCTCGCCACAGCCACAAGAAGCTGAGAAGAAAGGCAGAAACAACACTGCACTGGTGCTTAGCGTTGTCGCCATCGCCATTGCACTGGCTTCTGGCGTCGGTCTGTACAGCTGGGGCAAACAGCAGTCTGCTAAGCAAACGGCGAACAACGATGCGCTGGTAAATCAGATCGCCGCGCTGCAAAAAACGCAGGAGACGCAAAAAACCGAGCTGGAAGGCATTATCAAGAAACAGGCGACCCAGCTTGATGACGCGGGACGTCAGCAGACGGCAATGGCGAAAGAGCTTAATGAGGTTCAGCAAAAAGTAGCCACTATTTCCGGCAGCGACGCTAAAACCTGGCTCCTGGCGCAGTCTGACTTCCTGGTGAAACTGGCCGGGCGTAAGCTGTGGAGCGATCAGGATGTCACCACGGCAGCCGCGCTGCTGAAAAGTGCCGACGCGAGCCTGGCGGATATGAACGATCCGAGCCTGATTACCGCTCGCCGGGCCATTACCGACGATATCGCCAGCCTCTCCGCCGTCTCGCAGGTGGATTACGACGGCATTATCCTCAAGCTGAATCAGCTCTCCAACCAAATCGATAACCTGCGTCTGGCAGACAACAACGATGACGACTCCCCCATGGACTCGGACAGCAATGAGCTTTCCAGTTCCCTTAGCGAATGGCGCGTCAATCTGAAAAAAAGCTGGCAGAGCTTCATGGACAGCTTTATTACCGTGCGTCGCCGCGATGAGACCGCCGTACCGTTGCTGGCCCCGAATCAGGACGTCTATCTGCGGGAAAACATTCGCTCCCGCCTGCTGGTAGCGGCGCAGGCGGTACCGCGTCATCAGGACGAAGTGTACAAACAGGCGCTGGATAACGTTTCCACCTGGGTGCGTGCTTATTACGATACCGATGATGCGACCACCAAAGGGTTCCTTGATGAGCTGGATCAACTCAGTCAGCAAAGCATCACCATGGACGTACCGGAAACGCTGCAAAGCCAGCCGATTCTGGAAAAACTGATGCAAACGCGGGTGCGCAACCTGCTGGCGCAGCCTGCCGCCGGTGAATCTGCCCCTGCTGCCGGGCCAGCGCCAGCCGCTGCGCCACAAGGAGAGTAATGATGATAAAAGTCTTATTACTCTTCGCACTGTTGCTGGCGGGTATTGTGCTCGGTCCGATTGTCGCCGGGCACCAGGGCTACGTGCTGATCCAGACGGATAACTACAATATTGAAACCAGCGTCACAGGGCTGGTGATCATTCTTGTGCTCGCGATGGTCGTGCTGTTTGCCGTGGAGTGGCTGCTGCGCCGCATCATGCGTACCGGCGCGCATACCCGCGGCTGGTTTACCGGCCGTAAACGCCGTCGCGCGCGCAAACAAACCGAACAGGCGCTGCTGAAACTGGCGGAAGGCGATTATCAGCAGGTTGAAAAGCTGATGTCAAAAAATGCCGATCATGCCGAGCAGCCGGTGGTGAACTATTTGCTGGCAGCGGAAGCGGCACAGCAACGTGGCGACGAAGCCCGAGCGAATCAACACCTTGAACGTGCCGCCGAGCTGGCGGGCAATGATGTGATCCCGGTCGATATCACCCGCACCCGTCTGCATCTGGCGCGTAATGAAAATCATGCGGCACGCCGTGAGGTTGACCGTCTGCTGGAAGTTGCGCCGCGTCACCCGGAAGTGCTTCGGCTGGCTGAACAGGCCTATATCCGTACCGGCGCGTGGGGTTCGTTGCTGGAGATTATTCCATCCATGGCAAAAGCCAACGTCGGCGATGAAGAACACCGTGCCGCGCTGGAGCAGCAGGCATGGATTGGTCTGATGGATCAGGCGCGTGCCGATCAGGGCAGCGAAGGTCTGAAAGACTGGTGGAAAAATCAGAGCCGTAAGACACGACGCCAGATCCCGCTTCAGGTCGCCATGGCCGATCACTTAATCGAGTGTAACGATCATGACACCGCGCAGCAGATCATTATTGACGGCTTAAAACGCCAGTATGACGATCGCCTGACGTTGCTCATCCCGCGTCTGAAGACCAATAATCCTGAGCAGCTGGAGAAAATTCTCCGCCAGCAGATCAAAACGGCGGGCGACCGTCCGCTGTTATGGAGTACGCTGGGCCAGTCACTAATGAAACATGGCGAGTGGCAGGAAGCCAGCCTGGCCTTCCGCGCCGCGCTGAAACAGCGTCCTGATGCGTTTGACTATGCGTGGCTTGCCGATACGCTCGACCGGCAACACAAGCCGGAAGAGGCGGCTGCAATGCGTCGTGACGGCCTGTTGCTGACGTTGCAAAACAATCCGCAGCCGTAAATCCTCCCCTGCCCGGCGGCGCACCGTTGCCGGGCCATGCTCCTGACGCCCGCCCATAAAAAAACGCCTGCTCTGAAACCAGAGTAGGCGTTAAAACAGGTCTGTTTGACAACATAAATGGGTGCTTCACTCAACGTTATGTCCATGATGTTTGATGAGGCCGAAACGACATCTGGCAGGTGGACGATAAGCACCGTAAACGGCTCTGCATCATTCCTGGGTTTATGAGGCCAAACGGCGAACATAAGAGATGGAATGAGCATCTACATACAGGATTATTACATACTGCTCATCCGCCTGTCATCCCGCTGCGTTAAATCCAGAGCATTCTGGATCGCCCGTTACAGCGAAAGGCGTTAGAAGAGAAGTGAAGGATATCAATGCAGAAGCGGAGGACGCTGCGGAAAACAAAAAACCCCGCCGAAGCGGGGTTCAAAATTGGTCGGCGAGAGAGGATTCGAACCTCCGACCCACTGGTCCCAAACCAGTTGCGCTACCAAGCTGCGCTACTCGCCGATGTACTGCTTTTTGACTTTTTAGTTCAATTTAAGTAGTGGTGCGAGGGGGGGGACTTGAACCCCCACGTCCGTAAGGACACTAACACCTGAAGCTAGCGCGTCTACCAATTCCGCCACCTTCGCATTCCACAAAACCCTTAAATCTAATGGGGTGGCTGATGGGGCTCGAACCCACGACAACCGGAATCACAATCCGGGACTCTACCAACTGAGCTACAGCCACCACTGAAATCTTTTTACGCGGTATTGAAACCACCGCAGCTCCAGCAC
Coding sequences within it:
- the hemX gene encoding uroporphyrinogen-III C-methyltransferase, yielding MTEQQNSSAVVEETREAVDTSPQPQEAEKKGRNNTALVLSVVAIAIALASGVGLYSWGKQQSAKQTANNDALVNQIAALQKTQETQKTELEGIIKKQATQLDDAGRQQTAMAKELNEVQQKVATISGSDAKTWLLAQSDFLVKLAGRKLWSDQDVTTAAALLKSADASLADMNDPSLITARRAITDDIASLSAVSQVDYDGIILKLNQLSNQIDNLRLADNNDDDSPMDSDSNELSSSLSEWRVNLKKSWQSFMDSFITVRRRDETAVPLLAPNQDVYLRENIRSRLLVAAQAVPRHQDEVYKQALDNVSTWVRAYYDTDDATTKGFLDELDQLSQQSITMDVPETLQSQPILEKLMQTRVRNLLAQPAAGESAPAAGPAPAAAPQGE
- the hemD gene encoding uroporphyrinogen-III synthase; translation: MSILVTRPAPQGEELVSRLCALGQVAWSFPLIEFMPGRELPMLSSLLSSLTANDLVFALSRHAVEFAHAQLQRQGASWPSAPRYFSIGRTTALALHTVSGYDIRYPQDREISEVLLQLPELQNVAGRRALILRGNGGRELLGETLTARGAEVTFCECYQRSAKHYAGAEEAMRWQTRGVTTLVITSGEMLQQLWSLIPQWYREHWLLRCRLLVVSERLAHLARELGWQDIQVADNADNDALLRALQ
- the hemY gene encoding protoheme IX biogenesis protein HemY produces the protein MIKVLLLFALLLAGIVLGPIVAGHQGYVLIQTDNYNIETSVTGLVIILVLAMVVLFAVEWLLRRIMRTGAHTRGWFTGRKRRRARKQTEQALLKLAEGDYQQVEKLMSKNADHAEQPVVNYLLAAEAAQQRGDEARANQHLERAAELAGNDVIPVDITRTRLHLARNENHAARREVDRLLEVAPRHPEVLRLAEQAYIRTGAWGSLLEIIPSMAKANVGDEEHRAALEQQAWIGLMDQARADQGSEGLKDWWKNQSRKTRRQIPLQVAMADHLIECNDHDTAQQIIIDGLKRQYDDRLTLLIPRLKTNNPEQLEKILRQQIKTAGDRPLLWSTLGQSLMKHGEWQEASLAFRAALKQRPDAFDYAWLADTLDRQHKPEEAAAMRRDGLLLTLQNNPQP